The following proteins come from a genomic window of Sulfitobacter indolifex:
- a CDS encoding response regulator transcription factor, which translates to MSLRILIADDHDMVRETIAMFLDADGSTVTEAASDLAGALDKIKTEPPYDLVLLDYTMPGMKGLQGLQTVLGINEGRPVGLISGTATRLIAEQALDMGAIGFLPKTLPAKSLVNAVRFMAAGETYAPVSFMSGKDNPEETDFEKALSERERQVLRGLMIAQSNKEIARDLDLQEVTIKLHVKTLCRKLDAKNRTDAAIIARDAGFV; encoded by the coding sequence ATGTCTTTGCGAATTTTAATTGCTGATGATCACGACATGGTCCGCGAGACCATTGCGATGTTTCTTGATGCAGACGGTTCGACCGTAACCGAAGCTGCGAGCGATCTGGCAGGCGCGCTGGATAAGATCAAAACCGAGCCGCCCTACGATCTGGTTCTGCTGGACTATACAATGCCCGGCATGAAAGGCCTGCAGGGGCTGCAAACCGTGCTGGGTATCAACGAAGGCCGCCCGGTGGGATTGATCTCTGGCACAGCCACCCGGCTTATTGCGGAGCAAGCATTGGACATGGGCGCAATCGGCTTCCTACCCAAGACATTGCCTGCCAAGTCATTGGTCAACGCTGTGCGCTTCATGGCAGCAGGCGAGACTTATGCCCCCGTCTCTTTCATGTCCGGCAAGGATAACCCCGAAGAGACCGATTTTGAGAAGGCTCTGTCTGAACGTGAGCGTCAAGTGCTGCGTGGATTGATGATCGCGCAGTCCAATAAAGAGATCGCGCGCGACCTCGATTTGCAGGAAGTGACGATAAAACTGCATGTCAAAACACTTTGCCGAAAACTGGACGCAAAGAATCGTACGGATGCTGCGATTAT
- a CDS encoding molybdopterin-dependent oxidoreductase, translating to MIFQSLSRITTVAALTICLASAVAAQDEEVVLQVTLAEEAHSFTLSDLKSMPVSRFETTTIWTDGAQEFEGVSLEQLFETLSIDEGTITATAINDYAVEIPMSDAVEDGPIIAYHTNGEEMSRRDKGPLWVVYPYDSDIAYQTELVYSRSIWQLDRISVE from the coding sequence ATGATCTTTCAAAGCCTCAGCAGAATCACCACCGTCGCCGCGCTTACCATTTGCCTTGCATCGGCGGTTGCCGCCCAAGACGAAGAGGTTGTGCTCCAAGTGACACTGGCCGAGGAAGCCCACAGCTTCACCCTATCGGACCTTAAGTCGATGCCGGTGTCGCGCTTTGAGACTACGACCATCTGGACCGATGGTGCGCAGGAATTTGAAGGTGTCTCCTTAGAGCAATTGTTCGAAACCTTGAGCATTGACGAAGGCACGATCACGGCAACGGCAATCAATGACTACGCCGTGGAAATCCCGATGTCGGATGCAGTCGAGGATGGCCCAATCATCGCCTACCACACCAATGGGGAAGAGATGTCACGCCGCGACAAGGGGCCGCTTTGGGTCGTCTATCCGTATGACAGCGACATCGCTTACCAGACTGAACTGGTCTACAGCCGGTCGATCTGGCAGCTTGACCGAATTAGTGTCGAATAA
- a CDS encoding hybrid sensor histidine kinase/response regulator, which produces MKDATQFGPARARSRQVLVLALVVGMSIAAYLAYNVWDRIRALDSAQQDHAEWVFTQIEIEFLKTDRALTQAQSATPEALVEFRKRFDIFYSRVLLAERVRNNAKAKPQIRELRALLDRFLPVIDGTDAQLAAALDDIDTMLRTVEDLPREIALASIAIASEMSQNERHEIVRLIEVMAAIVLIVTLALVGAVYRLSRQASRLNRTSQMVEENHLRLAKTLQASLDAIVVINERGEIEDFNGSAEEIFGITHEAAKGRSYVNLLIPPEDRTTHHKRLMKFRETGETEVADKGRREFEMIDQNGRIFPVEMSVSQSPSAEGSLFIAYIRDITEKRQREAEIITARDEALDAYQEKSRFFAMMSHEMRTPLNGVISALQLLQDDRLDNEQKRYVDAAMVSGEILLSHINDVLAIERSEAGTYEQVQQACGMTVLMAGIINTMEPLAEAGGTRLHLDLTRLEDKPIVTDPRAIQQILVNLLSNAIKFNPGGDVTLRGWFAETSTKAGEEFHFQVEDDGSGIPAEDIDRIFEDFVSLDSRYERRTGGTGLGLGIVRRLVKRLGGEIKCESVLGKGACFTIRLPVEVVDAVQADPSDNISDLHEKRIEQTPAARLNLLLVDDNEINRDLIKAMLERIGHEVTLASGGREAIALAESAAFDAILMDISMPDVNGVQATKAILSGNGPNQTTPILAVTAHALPKERAEFATVGMSGFLQKPLDMKVLRARLQEIAVREVMPDQPLPVRLTNAQTSVQGKFTKRPLLDERQMTDLFDLLGDEKLRERVQKLIDQVADDLPNLLAADSLPDLQTRAHGLAGMCGMLGADRLHGLLKEIETACKTDKHEGARGLCEALPGTWCATQAAMKAQVGL; this is translated from the coding sequence ATGAAGGACGCAACACAATTTGGGCCCGCGCGCGCCAGAAGCCGACAGGTTCTGGTGCTCGCCCTTGTCGTGGGGATGAGCATCGCAGCCTATCTGGCCTATAACGTCTGGGACAGGATCCGCGCGCTCGACAGTGCCCAGCAGGACCACGCCGAATGGGTCTTCACCCAGATTGAGATTGAGTTCCTCAAGACCGACCGCGCTTTGACACAGGCGCAATCCGCCACGCCTGAAGCTTTGGTTGAGTTTCGCAAACGGTTCGACATCTTCTACAGCCGCGTCCTGCTGGCAGAGCGGGTGCGCAACAATGCTAAGGCCAAGCCGCAGATCCGCGAATTGCGTGCTTTGCTCGACCGTTTCCTGCCGGTGATTGATGGCACGGATGCCCAATTGGCCGCCGCGCTCGACGATATTGATACGATGCTGCGTACCGTAGAGGATCTACCCCGCGAGATCGCGTTGGCGTCGATCGCGATCGCCAGCGAAATGTCTCAGAACGAACGCCATGAGATTGTGCGACTGATCGAAGTGATGGCAGCGATTGTGTTGATCGTCACACTCGCTTTGGTCGGCGCCGTCTATCGCCTGTCGCGGCAGGCCAGCCGATTAAACCGCACCTCGCAAATGGTCGAAGAAAACCACCTGCGACTTGCCAAGACGCTCCAAGCATCGCTTGACGCTATCGTGGTTATCAATGAGCGGGGCGAGATCGAAGATTTCAACGGCTCAGCTGAGGAGATATTCGGAATTACCCACGAAGCGGCGAAAGGCAGGAGCTATGTGAACCTGTTGATTCCGCCAGAAGACCGCACAACCCACCACAAACGGCTAATGAAATTTCGCGAGACGGGTGAAACCGAGGTCGCTGACAAAGGCCGCCGCGAATTTGAGATGATCGACCAGAATGGCCGCATTTTCCCCGTAGAAATGTCGGTGTCGCAATCCCCTTCGGCGGAAGGGTCGCTTTTCATCGCCTACATTCGTGACATCACCGAAAAGCGTCAGCGTGAAGCCGAGATCATCACCGCGCGTGATGAAGCTTTGGATGCTTATCAAGAAAAGTCGCGTTTCTTTGCCATGATGAGCCATGAGATGCGTACCCCGCTCAACGGCGTGATCTCTGCATTGCAATTGCTTCAGGACGATCGGCTCGACAACGAACAAAAGCGCTATGTCGATGCAGCCATGGTTTCGGGGGAGATTCTTCTGAGCCACATCAATGATGTACTTGCGATTGAGCGAAGCGAAGCAGGGACATATGAGCAGGTTCAGCAGGCCTGCGGCATGACCGTGTTGATGGCGGGTATCATTAACACGATGGAACCCTTGGCCGAGGCGGGTGGCACCCGGCTGCACCTTGATCTGACGCGGCTGGAAGACAAACCCATCGTAACAGACCCACGGGCGATTCAGCAGATACTGGTCAACCTTCTGAGCAATGCGATCAAGTTCAATCCGGGTGGTGATGTGACCCTCAGGGGGTGGTTTGCAGAAACGTCAACAAAGGCAGGCGAGGAGTTTCACTTTCAAGTCGAAGATGACGGCTCTGGCATCCCAGCAGAAGATATAGACCGCATCTTCGAAGATTTCGTCTCACTCGATAGCCGCTATGAGCGTCGAACTGGGGGCACGGGTCTGGGGCTTGGGATCGTGCGCCGTTTGGTCAAGCGCTTGGGCGGGGAAATCAAATGCGAGTCAGTTCTCGGGAAGGGGGCGTGTTTCACAATCCGCCTGCCGGTTGAGGTCGTGGATGCCGTGCAGGCCGATCCGTCGGACAACATTTCGGACCTGCACGAAAAGCGCATAGAACAGACCCCGGCAGCGCGGCTCAATCTGCTCTTGGTCGATGATAATGAGATTAACCGCGATCTCATCAAGGCGATGCTTGAAAGGATCGGCCATGAGGTCACCCTTGCAAGCGGAGGACGCGAGGCGATTGCGCTTGCGGAAAGCGCGGCCTTCGATGCGATTCTGATGGATATTTCGATGCCAGACGTGAATGGCGTTCAGGCAACCAAGGCGATCCTGTCTGGCAATGGCCCCAACCAGACGACGCCGATACTTGCCGTAACTGCCCATGCCTTGCCCAAAGAGCGCGCGGAGTTTGCGACAGTGGGCATGTCGGGGTTCTTGCAAAAACCATTAGATATGAAAGTGCTCCGCGCACGCTTGCAGGAGATCGCCGTGCGCGAGGTGATGCCAGATCAACCGCTGCCAGTGCGCCTCACCAACGCGCAGACATCGGTGCAAGGGAAATTTACGAAACGGCCGCTGTTGGACGAAAGACAGATGACAGATTTATTCGATCTCCTGGGAGATGAGAAACTGCGAGAGCGTGTTCAAAAGCTTATCGATCAAGTGGCGGATGACCTGCCCAACCTGTTGGCCGCTGACAGCTTACCCGATTTACAAACGCGGGCCCACGGCCTGGCCGGGATGTGTGGTATGCTTGGGGCGGACCGTCTGCACGGATTGCTCAAAGAAATCGAGACCGCGTGTAAGACTGACAAACACGAAGGGGCGCGGGGCCTATGCGAAGCTTTGCCGGGCACATGGTGCGCCACACAGGCGGCGATGAAAGCTCAGGTAGGCCTTTGA
- the htpX gene encoding zinc metalloprotease HtpX: protein MGYVKTAMLMAAMTALFMGVGYLIGGSGGALIALVVAAGMNAFTWWNSDRMVLKMHKAQPVSPGDRNGLYAMTAELARNAGLPEPKVYLIDTPQPNAFATGRNPANAAVAVTAGLMQSLSREELAGVIAHELAHIRNHDTAIMTVTATFAGAISMLANFALFFGGARERMGMIGTLMMMFLAPMAAALVQMAISRTREYAADKAGAEICGNPLWLASALEKIAMGAARIDNHAAERNPATAHMFIINPLHAHKHDRLFATHPATENRIAALRAMTPTTPPVRAQSSRPTSSSRIPKSGRRGDAGPWS, encoded by the coding sequence ATGGGCTATGTAAAGACGGCAATGCTGATGGCGGCGATGACCGCGCTTTTCATGGGCGTGGGCTATCTGATCGGCGGATCGGGCGGGGCGCTGATCGCATTGGTCGTGGCAGCAGGGATGAACGCCTTCACCTGGTGGAACTCCGACCGCATGGTGCTGAAGATGCACAAGGCGCAGCCGGTCTCTCCCGGGGATCGCAACGGGCTTTATGCCATGACGGCCGAGCTTGCCCGCAACGCCGGGCTGCCTGAACCCAAAGTATATTTGATCGACACGCCGCAGCCCAATGCCTTTGCCACCGGGCGCAATCCGGCCAATGCTGCCGTGGCAGTGACGGCGGGCCTGATGCAAAGCCTAAGCCGGGAAGAACTGGCCGGGGTGATCGCCCATGAACTGGCCCACATTCGCAACCACGACACGGCGATTATGACCGTAACAGCCACCTTTGCCGGTGCGATTTCCATGCTCGCGAACTTCGCGCTGTTCTTTGGTGGCGCGCGGGAACGGATGGGGATGATCGGCACGTTGATGATGATGTTCCTTGCGCCCATGGCCGCGGCCTTGGTGCAGATGGCAATCAGCCGGACCCGCGAATATGCCGCCGACAAGGCTGGGGCCGAGATTTGTGGCAATCCGCTCTGGCTGGCCTCCGCCCTTGAGAAGATCGCCATGGGCGCCGCGCGGATCGATAATCATGCTGCCGAGCGCAACCCGGCCACGGCACATATGTTCATCATCAATCCATTGCACGCCCATAAGCACGATCGCCTTTTCGCCACACACCCCGCGACCGAGAACCGCATCGCGGCCCTGCGGGCAATGACGCCCACCACGCCCCCTGTGCGGGCACAAAGCTCCCGCCCCACCAGCAGCAGCCGCATTCCCAAGAGCGGCAGACGCGGGGACGCAGGGCCGTGGAGCTAA
- a CDS encoding GntR family transcriptional regulator, with protein sequence MPRTAKRHMKDQIYDIFLGRIQRGEISHGERFVDTAVAEEFNVSRMPVRDALMRLSHEGYLDSTTRGFTLPNLSMRQICEIFELRRLLEPRAAALATNQLTDDDIATLTRAVQQAEHTLETGEIESLFAASEDIRRTWIMAVPNIELRDTILRYMAQIQAVRMATLRDATAHETLVDLQRDMLRAFVERDAAKVELLLLRYVLAGEDSFLRLKASECG encoded by the coding sequence ATGCCCCGCACAGCCAAGCGCCATATGAAAGATCAGATCTACGACATCTTCCTTGGGCGCATCCAGCGAGGTGAGATCAGCCACGGCGAACGCTTTGTCGACACCGCCGTCGCTGAGGAGTTCAACGTCTCGCGGATGCCCGTGCGCGACGCGCTGATGCGCCTGTCACACGAAGGCTACCTCGACAGCACGACACGGGGCTTTACCCTGCCAAACCTCTCGATGCGCCAGATTTGCGAGATTTTCGAGCTGCGCCGCCTGCTAGAGCCACGCGCCGCCGCGCTGGCGACCAATCAGCTGACCGACGACGATATCGCGACCCTGACGCGCGCAGTGCAACAGGCCGAACATACGTTGGAGACTGGCGAAATTGAGAGCCTCTTTGCCGCGTCCGAAGACATCCGCCGCACATGGATTATGGCCGTGCCCAACATTGAACTGCGCGACACGATCCTGCGTTACATGGCGCAAATTCAGGCCGTTCGTATGGCCACTCTGCGCGATGCCACCGCCCATGAAACGCTTGTTGATCTGCAACGCGACATGCTGCGTGCCTTTGTTGAACGCGACGCAGCCAAGGTCGAACTTCTCCTGCTGCGCTATGTTCTCGCCGGGGAAGACAGCTTCTTGCGCCTCAAAGCCAGCGAATGCGGTTAA
- a CDS encoding ABC transporter substrate-binding protein, with the protein MNLNKNLIVGLTVAAFTALSGVSAMAQDVLKIGSYPANPPWEFKNEAGEFEGFEVDIINEVAARLGKTTEISGYDFRALFVATASGRVDAVISSLTITDERLEAQSFTQPYFSGALGVGTKTDAGIADLDGLEGKRIGSIATSFPENWLKEREAELGYASYSSYDTTANMLTDLRSGRIDAAVNDIVSLRYAFAQPTMQGLQVSVEIPTGDKFAIMMPKGSEHLEAVNDAISSMKEDGTMATLYEKWLGVAPAEGSLAVTPLPVPTSAD; encoded by the coding sequence ATGAATCTGAATAAAAATCTGATCGTTGGCCTCACCGTCGCGGCCTTTACGGCACTGTCTGGCGTCTCTGCCATGGCGCAGGATGTGCTGAAAATCGGCTCCTATCCGGCAAACCCGCCGTGGGAGTTCAAGAACGAAGCCGGAGAGTTTGAAGGCTTTGAAGTCGACATCATTAACGAAGTTGCCGCTCGCCTTGGCAAGACGACCGAGATCAGCGGCTACGATTTCCGCGCGCTTTTCGTCGCGACAGCCTCGGGCCGGGTGGACGCGGTAATCTCGTCATTGACCATCACCGATGAGCGGCTTGAGGCGCAGTCCTTCACGCAGCCTTATTTCTCGGGCGCGCTTGGCGTGGGCACCAAAACCGATGCCGGGATCGCAGATCTGGACGGGCTGGAAGGCAAGCGCATCGGTTCTATTGCGACCTCGTTCCCAGAGAATTGGTTGAAGGAGCGCGAGGCCGAGCTTGGTTATGCATCCTATTCCAGCTATGACACGACGGCGAATATGCTGACCGACCTGCGCAGTGGCCGGATTGATGCCGCCGTAAACGATATCGTTAGCCTGCGTTATGCATTCGCGCAGCCGACAATGCAGGGGCTTCAGGTCTCGGTCGAGATCCCCACAGGCGACAAATTTGCGATCATGATGCCGAAAGGGTCTGAGCATCTGGAAGCGGTCAACGATGCGATCTCTTCTATGAAGGAAGATGGCACCATGGCGACGCTGTATGAGAAATGGCTTGGCGTAGCACCTGCGGAAGGCAGCCTCGCGGTCACTCCGCTGCCCGTACCGACTTCTGCTGACTGA
- a CDS encoding amino acid ABC transporter permease, whose protein sequence is MEIFDIFFNLDVMRRAFPILMRGLVNTILLGFSAIFFGGILGVLVCLVRLYAAKPFRLLAVLYTDIFRAIPVLVVLILVYYALPFAGIVFSSFVAATIALALVLAAYTAEVVRAGIEAVPRGQFEACDALGLSFATTMRKVILPQAFRMMIPPLASYAVAIMKDTSLASVVAMDDLLKQATDAQALFANPTPLLLAALLYIAILWPMVRFTGWLEQHYKRGYR, encoded by the coding sequence ATGGAAATCTTCGACATCTTTTTCAATCTCGACGTGATGCGCCGCGCTTTCCCCATCCTGATGCGTGGGCTGGTCAATACGATCCTGCTCGGCTTTTCGGCCATCTTCTTTGGCGGGATTCTGGGTGTTTTGGTCTGTCTGGTGCGGCTCTATGCGGCGAAACCGTTCCGGCTGCTCGCGGTTCTGTATACGGATATCTTCCGCGCCATTCCGGTTCTTGTGGTTCTGATCCTCGTTTACTATGCGCTGCCTTTCGCTGGCATTGTCTTCTCTTCGTTCGTGGCGGCGACCATTGCGCTGGCACTGGTGCTCGCGGCCTATACCGCAGAAGTCGTGCGCGCCGGGATCGAAGCCGTGCCGCGTGGCCAGTTTGAGGCTTGTGATGCGCTTGGCCTGTCTTTCGCCACCACCATGCGCAAAGTGATCCTGCCGCAGGCATTTCGCATGATGATCCCGCCGCTGGCATCCTATGCCGTGGCAATCATGAAAGACACATCGCTGGCTTCGGTCGTGGCGATGGATGATCTGTTGAAACAGGCCACCGACGCGCAGGCGCTTTTTGCGAACCCTACACCCCTGCTGCTGGCCGCGCTGCTCTATATCGCAATCCTTTGGCCCATGGTGCGATTTACCGGCTGGCTCGAGCAGCATTACAAACGCGGTTATCGCTGA
- a CDS encoding aminotransferase class V-fold PLP-dependent enzyme: MSTKTGTGDAYLLYHSIGQYPGKHADMLAGLTDFTDAWAAPNGDQWADVLPKRQQFIDLWAELIGAPQGTVTTTESVTTGLMAVIGALPEGTLRGKKVLVAEDGFPSLHFLLTGLSKRFGFTLNTVPIRQGGHWVEAEDIIAHWDEDVALALLTWVSSTTSHRLDIPALVAHGRNMGSLIGVDMTQAVGLLPYDVTEPRVDFALSTSLKWMCGTPGAGIVYMDADLIPQCEPEMRGWFSQGNPFSWDLGAFEFAPDIQRLDSGTPSTVPAVASLPAMKWRMGQNTAALAAHNRKLTGQLQAGLDEMGLNLASPADPDQRGGSLMVVLPDHIDAADVVAHLAALDIYVDNRSQILRMSPGVLTTAAGIERTLQALRAFLA, translated from the coding sequence ATGTCCACAAAAACAGGAACGGGCGACGCCTATCTCCTTTATCATTCCATCGGCCAATACCCTGGCAAACACGCCGACATGTTGGCGGGGCTCACCGATTTCACCGATGCTTGGGCCGCGCCGAACGGTGATCAATGGGCGGATGTGCTGCCCAAGCGGCAGCAGTTCATCGACCTCTGGGCCGAGCTTATCGGCGCGCCACAGGGAACCGTTACCACGACTGAGAGTGTCACCACCGGCTTGATGGCCGTCATCGGTGCGCTGCCCGAAGGAACCCTCCGTGGCAAGAAGGTGTTGGTGGCCGAAGACGGCTTCCCCTCGCTGCACTTCCTGCTCACCGGGCTGTCGAAACGTTTTGGTTTCACGTTGAACACTGTGCCAATCCGGCAAGGCGGGCATTGGGTAGAGGCCGAGGATATCATCGCCCATTGGGACGAAGACGTGGCCTTGGCGCTGCTGACATGGGTCAGTTCGACCACCTCGCACCGTCTGGATATCCCGGCGTTGGTGGCACATGGCCGGAATATGGGGTCGCTCATCGGGGTTGATATGACGCAGGCGGTGGGGTTGCTGCCCTATGACGTGACCGAACCGCGCGTGGATTTCGCGCTGTCGACGAGCCTCAAATGGATGTGCGGCACGCCGGGGGCCGGGATCGTCTACATGGACGCTGATCTGATCCCACAATGCGAACCTGAAATGCGCGGCTGGTTCTCGCAGGGCAACCCGTTCTCATGGGATTTGGGCGCTTTTGAGTTTGCGCCCGACATTCAACGGCTCGACAGTGGCACGCCTTCGACAGTGCCAGCGGTGGCGAGCCTTCCGGCGATGAAATGGCGCATGGGGCAAAATACGGCAGCGTTGGCTGCGCATAACCGCAAGCTGACCGGCCAGTTACAGGCGGGTCTGGATGAGATGGGGCTAAACCTTGCAAGCCCAGCTGACCCAGACCAGCGCGGTGGTAGCTTGATGGTTGTCTTGCCGGATCACATCGACGCTGCCGACGTGGTGGCGCATCTGGCGGCCTTGGATATTTACGTCGACAACCGCAGTCAAATTCTGCGCATGTCGCCGGGGGTGCTGACAACCGCTGCAGGGATCGAGCGGACCCTGCAAGCGCTGCGGGCGTTCTTGGCCTAA
- a CDS encoding sensor histidine kinase, protein MNDFYDAMADFDDPLRQLYMLAVEPDLSVEGKIAKLLQLGTEALGLELGIVSRIEHPVYECLFVHGPDWAPAPGTTFDINGTYCLHTLNNADVTYFHHAGQQEIATHPCYLNFGLESYIGAPLNCGGELFGTINFSGSAARSAQFSNAQIQFVQFLARWLGSELTLQSERRELREQRGLLKAMVDAVPEAIIMADPNRRVALVNPAVETLFGYEPDQLLGRQTAVLYETLGGYERAGEERFNAKAPNAPGEFSIACRRADGTTFEGQVSTAKVETDLGEHLGFLGVVRDVSEQREFERAKDQLIATVSHEMKTPLTSLTGALRLLEATQDDLPPQKQKLLRLALRNARAIDQMVADILDVETLRRPDQSGFTERPLAPLLAQASEALVSYAKDRDVHLEMSPRDAPAPLLQLHEGRLMRLLSNLLSNAIKASDKGGTVKLGISENGAGFWVQDQGGGLPLELQPVLFDRFSRGSSYRVEEGHGLGMSIVKAIVDQHLGSIRFETAEGEGTTFFVDFPSPKTNSDAMAPS, encoded by the coding sequence ATGAACGATTTTTACGACGCGATGGCGGATTTCGATGATCCGCTTCGGCAACTCTATATGCTTGCTGTCGAACCAGACCTTTCAGTCGAAGGCAAGATTGCCAAACTCCTTCAACTGGGTACCGAGGCGCTTGGTCTTGAACTGGGCATCGTCAGTCGCATCGAGCATCCGGTCTACGAATGCCTTTTTGTACACGGCCCCGACTGGGCGCCTGCACCCGGCACCACCTTTGATATCAATGGCACCTATTGTCTGCACACGCTTAACAACGCTGATGTGACCTATTTCCACCACGCCGGACAGCAAGAGATCGCAACCCACCCATGCTATCTAAATTTCGGCCTGGAAAGCTATATCGGGGCGCCGCTGAACTGTGGCGGTGAGTTGTTTGGCACGATCAACTTTTCGGGCAGTGCCGCCCGTTCGGCGCAGTTCAGTAATGCACAGATACAGTTTGTTCAGTTCCTCGCGCGTTGGCTGGGCAGTGAGTTGACATTGCAATCCGAACGTCGCGAGCTGCGCGAGCAGCGCGGCCTGCTCAAGGCCATGGTGGATGCCGTGCCCGAAGCGATTATCATGGCCGATCCCAACCGCCGCGTGGCGCTTGTAAACCCTGCCGTCGAAACGCTGTTCGGCTATGAGCCAGATCAGCTTCTGGGGCGGCAAACGGCAGTCTTATACGAGACCTTGGGCGGCTACGAACGCGCAGGCGAGGAGCGTTTTAACGCGAAGGCACCCAATGCACCGGGTGAATTTTCGATCGCCTGCCGCCGCGCCGACGGAACGACCTTTGAAGGCCAGGTTTCAACTGCCAAGGTTGAAACCGATCTCGGTGAGCATCTGGGCTTTCTCGGCGTCGTGCGAGACGTGAGCGAGCAGCGCGAGTTTGAGCGCGCCAAAGACCAACTTATCGCCACGGTGAGCCACGAAATGAAAACCCCCCTCACCTCGCTGACCGGCGCACTGCGCCTGCTTGAGGCCACGCAAGACGACCTGCCCCCGCAAAAGCAAAAATTGCTGCGGCTTGCACTGCGCAACGCTCGGGCGATTGATCAGATGGTGGCGGATATTCTTGATGTGGAAACCCTGCGCAGGCCGGATCAATCAGGGTTCACCGAACGTCCTTTGGCGCCTCTGTTGGCGCAGGCCTCTGAGGCCTTAGTTTCTTACGCTAAGGACCGCGATGTCCATCTCGAAATGTCCCCCCGTGACGCGCCCGCCCCCCTGTTGCAGCTTCACGAAGGGCGGCTTATGCGGCTGCTGTCGAACCTGCTGTCCAACGCGATCAAAGCCTCTGACAAAGGGGGGACGGTTAAGCTGGGCATCTCAGAAAACGGTGCTGGTTTCTGGGTGCAGGACCAAGGCGGCGGCCTGCCGCTGGAGCTGCAACCGGTCCTCTTTGATCGGTTCTCACGCGGGTCCAGCTACCGGGTCGAAGAGGGGCACGGGCTGGGCATGAGCATCGTCAAAGCCATCGTTGACCAACACCTCGGCAGTATCAGGTTTGAAACGGCCGAAGGCGAAGGCACCACCTTTTTCGTGGATTTTCCTTCGCCTAAGACGAATTCAGATGCGATGGCACCCTCCTGA
- a CDS encoding dipeptidase → MTTAKVFDGHNDFLLRLLRNPANRETTFLTDTGQGHLDLPRMQQGGFAGGFFAIYISSPAPETDLMAQMNNPPYALPLPEEVPLSEAQPVALAMAGHLKWMERASDGQFKICRTSAELRHCLDNDIIAAIMHIEGAEAIGPDLDALYLFHDMGLRSLGPVWSRPTAFGHGVPFAFPASPDSGPGLTPAGKDLLRLCNRMGILFDLSHLNEAGFNDVAAFSDAPLVATHSNAHAISPSSRNLTDRQLGMIRDSDGMVGVNFATGFLNADGRKTSDQGFDAMLRHLDHLITHLGEDRVGFGSDFDGAEVPVKLKDAAGLPALCDALRAHGYDEPLLSKISHENWLAVLERTWRD, encoded by the coding sequence ATGACCACCGCAAAAGTTTTCGACGGCCACAACGATTTCCTGCTGCGTCTGTTGCGAAACCCTGCCAATCGCGAAACCACTTTTTTGACCGATACCGGCCAAGGGCACCTTGACCTCCCCCGTATGCAGCAAGGTGGTTTTGCCGGGGGATTTTTCGCCATCTACATCTCATCGCCCGCGCCCGAGACCGATCTGATGGCGCAGATGAACAACCCGCCCTATGCGCTGCCCTTGCCCGAAGAGGTGCCATTGTCCGAGGCCCAGCCGGTAGCGCTGGCCATGGCTGGGCACCTGAAATGGATGGAACGCGCGTCGGACGGACAGTTCAAGATTTGCCGCACATCGGCAGAGCTACGTCATTGCCTCGACAACGATATCATTGCTGCAATCATGCATATCGAGGGGGCCGAGGCGATTGGTCCGGACCTTGATGCACTCTATCTATTCCATGACATGGGGCTGCGCTCTCTCGGCCCCGTCTGGAGCCGCCCGACGGCATTTGGGCATGGCGTGCCCTTTGCGTTTCCCGCCTCACCTGATAGCGGGCCCGGCCTGACACCTGCGGGCAAAGACCTGCTGCGCCTGTGCAACCGGATGGGCATTCTCTTTGATTTGTCCCACCTGAACGAGGCTGGCTTTAATGATGTTGCGGCCTTCTCAGATGCGCCGCTGGTGGCGACCCATTCCAACGCCCACGCCATTTCGCCCTCGTCGCGCAATCTGACTGACCGGCAACTTGGCATGATCCGTGACAGTGACGGGATGGTTGGGGTAAATTTCGCCACCGGCTTTCTGAACGCCGATGGGCGCAAGACAAGCGATCAGGGGTTTGACGCCATGCTGCGGCATCTCGATCACCTGATTACCCATCTGGGTGAAGACCGCGTTGGGTTTGGTTCAGATTTTGATGGGGCCGAGGTGCCTGTTAAACTAAAGGATGCGGCCGGTTTACCTGCGCTTTGCGATGCCCTGCGGGCGCATGGCTATGATGAACCTTTGCTATCAAAAATCAGCCACGAAAACTGGCTTGCCGTGCTTGAACGGACTTGGCGGGATTGA